In Elephas maximus indicus isolate mEleMax1 chromosome Y, mEleMax1 primary haplotype, whole genome shotgun sequence, a single window of DNA contains:
- the LOC126069879 gene encoding ATP-dependent RNA helicase DDX3X-like isoform X3 → MMEAGRQHGDTSKFAGLDLNSSANQSGGGNTASKGRYIPPHLRNREASKGFYDKDGSGWSCRDKDAYSSFGSRDSRGKSSYFSDRGSGSRGRFDDRGRSDYDGIGSRGDRTSFGKFERSGHSRWCDKSDEDDWSKPLPPSERLEQELFSGGNTGINFEKYDDIPVEATGNNCPPHIESFSDVEMGEIIMGNIELTRYTRPTPVQKHAIPIIKEKRDLMACAQTGSGKTAAFLLPILSQIYTDGPGEALKAVKENGRYGRRKQYPISLVLAPTRELAVQIYEEARKFSYRSRVRPCVVYGGADIGQQIRDLERGCHLLVATPGRLVDMMERGKIGLDFCKYLVLDEADRMLDMGFEPQIRRIVEQDTMPPKGVRHTMMFSATFPKEIQMLARDFLEEYIFLAVGRVGSTSENITQKVVWVEESDKRSFLLDLLNATGKDSLTLVFVETKKGADSLEDFLYHEGYACTSIHGDRSQRDREEALHQFRSGKSPILVATAVAARGLDISNVKHVINFDLPSDIEEYVHRIGRTGRVGNLGLATSFFNERNINITKDLLDLLVEAKQEVPSWLESMACEHHYKGSSRGRSKSSRFSGGFGARDYRQSSGSSSSSFSSSRASSRSGGGGHGSSRGFSGGGYGGFYNSDGYGGNYNSQGVDWWGN, encoded by the exons ATGATGGAAGCTGGACGCCAGCATGGAGACACCTCGAAG TTCGCTGGTCTAGACTTAAATTCCTCAGCTAATCAAAGTGGAGGAGGAAATACAGCAAGCA AAGGACGCTACATACCTCCTCACTTAAGGAACAGAGAAGCTTCTAAAG gattctatgataAAGATGGTTCAGGGTGGAGTTGTAGAGATAAGGATGCATATAGCAGTTTTGGATCTCGTGATTCAAGAGGAAAATCCAGCTACTTCAGTGATCGCGGAAGCGGATCGAGAGGAAG GTTTGATGATCGTGGACGTAGTGACTATGATGGCATTGGCAGTCGTGGTGACAGGACTAGCTTTGGCAAATTTGAACGCAGCGGACACAGTCGCTGGTGTGACAAATCAGATGAAGATGATTGGTCAAAACCTCTTCCTCCAAGTGAACGCTTGGAACA GGAACTATTTTCTGGAGGAAACACTGGGATTAACTTTGAGAAATATGATGACATACCAGTAGAGGCAACTGGCAATAACTGTCCTCCACATATTGAAAGt TTCAGTGATGTTGAAATGGGAGAGATTATTATGGGCAACATTGAGCTTACTCGTTATACTCGTCCTACTCCAGTGCAAAAACATGCAATTCCTATTATCAAAGAAAAAAGAGACCTGATGGCTTGTGCCCAAACAG GGTCTGGAAAAACGGCAGCATTTCTCTTGCCTATCTTGAGTCAGATATATACAGATGGTCCAGGCGAGGCCTTGAAGGCTGTGAAG GAAAATGGAAGATACGGGCGCCGCAAACAGTATCCAATCTCTTTGGTTTTAGCCCCAACAAGAGAACTGGCTGTACAAATCTATGAGGAAGCCAGAAAA TTTTCATACCGATCTAGAGTTCGTCCTTGTGTGGTTTATGGTGGTGCTGATATCGGTCAGCAGATTCGAGACTTAGAACGTGGATGCCACTTGTTAGTGGCCACTCCAGGACGTCTAGTAGATATGATGGAAAGAGGAAAGATTGGATTAGACTTCTGCAA ATATTTAGTACTGGATGAAGCTGACCGGATGCTGGATATGGGATTTGAACCTCAGATACGCCGCATAGTTGAGCAAGATACTATGCCACCCAAGGGTGTTCGCCATACCATGATGTTTAGTGCCACTTTTCCTAAGGAAATACAG ATGCTTGCCCGTGATTTCTTGGAGGAATATATCTTTTTGGCTGTAGGCAGAGTAGGCTCTACCTCTGAGAACATCACACAGAAAGTAGTTTGGGTCGAAGAATCAGACAAACGGTCGTTTCTGCTTGATCTCCTAAATGCGACAG GAAAGGATTCACTGACCTTAGTATTTGTGGAGACCAAAAAAGGTGCAGattctctggaagatttcttataCCACGAAGGATATGCTTGTACCAGTATTCACGGAGACCGATCACAGAGAGATAGAGAGGAAGCCCTTCACCAGTTCCGTTCAGGAAAAAGCCCGATTCTAGTGGCTACAGCT GTGGCAGCAAGAGGACTAGACATTTCAAATGTGAAACATGTTATCAATTTTGATCTGCCAAGTGATATCGAAGAATACGTACATCGCATTGGTCGTACAGGACGTGTAGGAAATCTTG GTCTTGCCACCTCCTTCTTCAATGAAAGAAATATAAACATCACCAAGGATTTGCTGGATCTTCTTGTTGAAGCTAAACAAGAAGTGCCATCTTGGTTAGAAAGTATGGCTTGTGAACACCACTACAAGGGTAGCAGTCGTGGACGTTCTAAGAG tagtAGATTCAGTGGCGGATTTGGTGCCAGAGACTATCGACAAAGTAGTGGTTCCAGCAGTTCTAGCTTTAGTAGTAGCCGTGCAAGCAGCCGCAGTGGTGGAGGTGgtcatggcagcagcagaggattTAGTGGAG GTGGCTATGGAGGCTTCTACAATAGTGATGGATATGGAGGAAATTATAACTCCCAGGGCGTTGACTGGTGGGGCAACTGA
- the LOC126069879 gene encoding ATP-dependent RNA helicase DDX3X-like isoform X2 produces MSHVVVENALGLDQQFAGLDLNSSANQSGGGNTASKGRYIPPHLRNREASKGFYDKDGSGWSCRDKDAYSSFGSRDSRGKSSYFSDRGSGSRGRFDDRGRSDYDGIGSRGDRTSFGKFERSGHSRWCDKSDEDDWSKPLPPSERLEQELFSGGNTGINFEKYDDIPVEATGNNCPPHIESFSDVEMGEIIMGNIELTRYTRPTPVQKHAIPIIKEKRDLMACAQTGSGKTAAFLLPILSQIYTDGPGEALKAVKENGRYGRRKQYPISLVLAPTRELAVQIYEEARKFSYRSRVRPCVVYGGADIGQQIRDLERGCHLLVATPGRLVDMMERGKIGLDFCKYLVLDEADRMLDMGFEPQIRRIVEQDTMPPKGVRHTMMFSATFPKEIQMLARDFLEEYIFLAVGRVGSTSENITQKVVWVEESDKRSFLLDLLNATGKDSLTLVFVETKKGADSLEDFLYHEGYACTSIHGDRSQRDREEALHQFRSGKSPILVATAVAARGLDISNVKHVINFDLPSDIEEYVHRIGRTGRVGNLGLATSFFNERNINITKDLLDLLVEAKQEVPSWLESMACEHHYKGSSRGRSKSRFSGGFGARDYRQSSGSSSSSFSSSRASSRSGGGGHGSSRGFSGGGYGGFYNSDGYGGNYNSQGVDWWGN; encoded by the exons ATGAGTCATGTGGTGGTGGAAAATGCTCTCGGACTGGACCAGCAG TTCGCTGGTCTAGACTTAAATTCCTCAGCTAATCAAAGTGGAGGAGGAAATACAGCAAGCA AAGGACGCTACATACCTCCTCACTTAAGGAACAGAGAAGCTTCTAAAG gattctatgataAAGATGGTTCAGGGTGGAGTTGTAGAGATAAGGATGCATATAGCAGTTTTGGATCTCGTGATTCAAGAGGAAAATCCAGCTACTTCAGTGATCGCGGAAGCGGATCGAGAGGAAG GTTTGATGATCGTGGACGTAGTGACTATGATGGCATTGGCAGTCGTGGTGACAGGACTAGCTTTGGCAAATTTGAACGCAGCGGACACAGTCGCTGGTGTGACAAATCAGATGAAGATGATTGGTCAAAACCTCTTCCTCCAAGTGAACGCTTGGAACA GGAACTATTTTCTGGAGGAAACACTGGGATTAACTTTGAGAAATATGATGACATACCAGTAGAGGCAACTGGCAATAACTGTCCTCCACATATTGAAAGt TTCAGTGATGTTGAAATGGGAGAGATTATTATGGGCAACATTGAGCTTACTCGTTATACTCGTCCTACTCCAGTGCAAAAACATGCAATTCCTATTATCAAAGAAAAAAGAGACCTGATGGCTTGTGCCCAAACAG GGTCTGGAAAAACGGCAGCATTTCTCTTGCCTATCTTGAGTCAGATATATACAGATGGTCCAGGCGAGGCCTTGAAGGCTGTGAAG GAAAATGGAAGATACGGGCGCCGCAAACAGTATCCAATCTCTTTGGTTTTAGCCCCAACAAGAGAACTGGCTGTACAAATCTATGAGGAAGCCAGAAAA TTTTCATACCGATCTAGAGTTCGTCCTTGTGTGGTTTATGGTGGTGCTGATATCGGTCAGCAGATTCGAGACTTAGAACGTGGATGCCACTTGTTAGTGGCCACTCCAGGACGTCTAGTAGATATGATGGAAAGAGGAAAGATTGGATTAGACTTCTGCAA ATATTTAGTACTGGATGAAGCTGACCGGATGCTGGATATGGGATTTGAACCTCAGATACGCCGCATAGTTGAGCAAGATACTATGCCACCCAAGGGTGTTCGCCATACCATGATGTTTAGTGCCACTTTTCCTAAGGAAATACAG ATGCTTGCCCGTGATTTCTTGGAGGAATATATCTTTTTGGCTGTAGGCAGAGTAGGCTCTACCTCTGAGAACATCACACAGAAAGTAGTTTGGGTCGAAGAATCAGACAAACGGTCGTTTCTGCTTGATCTCCTAAATGCGACAG GAAAGGATTCACTGACCTTAGTATTTGTGGAGACCAAAAAAGGTGCAGattctctggaagatttcttataCCACGAAGGATATGCTTGTACCAGTATTCACGGAGACCGATCACAGAGAGATAGAGAGGAAGCCCTTCACCAGTTCCGTTCAGGAAAAAGCCCGATTCTAGTGGCTACAGCT GTGGCAGCAAGAGGACTAGACATTTCAAATGTGAAACATGTTATCAATTTTGATCTGCCAAGTGATATCGAAGAATACGTACATCGCATTGGTCGTACAGGACGTGTAGGAAATCTTG GTCTTGCCACCTCCTTCTTCAATGAAAGAAATATAAACATCACCAAGGATTTGCTGGATCTTCTTGTTGAAGCTAAACAAGAAGTGCCATCTTGGTTAGAAAGTATGGCTTGTGAACACCACTACAAGGGTAGCAGTCGTGGACGTTCTAAGAG tAGATTCAGTGGCGGATTTGGTGCCAGAGACTATCGACAAAGTAGTGGTTCCAGCAGTTCTAGCTTTAGTAGTAGCCGTGCAAGCAGCCGCAGTGGTGGAGGTGgtcatggcagcagcagaggattTAGTGGAG GTGGCTATGGAGGCTTCTACAATAGTGATGGATATGGAGGAAATTATAACTCCCAGGGCGTTGACTGGTGGGGCAACTGA
- the LOC126069879 gene encoding ATP-dependent RNA helicase DDX3X-like isoform X1, which produces MSHVVVENALGLDQQFAGLDLNSSANQSGGGNTASKGRYIPPHLRNREASKGFYDKDGSGWSCRDKDAYSSFGSRDSRGKSSYFSDRGSGSRGRFDDRGRSDYDGIGSRGDRTSFGKFERSGHSRWCDKSDEDDWSKPLPPSERLEQELFSGGNTGINFEKYDDIPVEATGNNCPPHIESFSDVEMGEIIMGNIELTRYTRPTPVQKHAIPIIKEKRDLMACAQTGSGKTAAFLLPILSQIYTDGPGEALKAVKENGRYGRRKQYPISLVLAPTRELAVQIYEEARKFSYRSRVRPCVVYGGADIGQQIRDLERGCHLLVATPGRLVDMMERGKIGLDFCKYLVLDEADRMLDMGFEPQIRRIVEQDTMPPKGVRHTMMFSATFPKEIQMLARDFLEEYIFLAVGRVGSTSENITQKVVWVEESDKRSFLLDLLNATGKDSLTLVFVETKKGADSLEDFLYHEGYACTSIHGDRSQRDREEALHQFRSGKSPILVATAVAARGLDISNVKHVINFDLPSDIEEYVHRIGRTGRVGNLGLATSFFNERNINITKDLLDLLVEAKQEVPSWLESMACEHHYKGSSRGRSKSSRFSGGFGARDYRQSSGSSSSSFSSSRASSRSGGGGHGSSRGFSGGGYGGFYNSDGYGGNYNSQGVDWWGN; this is translated from the exons ATGAGTCATGTGGTGGTGGAAAATGCTCTCGGACTGGACCAGCAG TTCGCTGGTCTAGACTTAAATTCCTCAGCTAATCAAAGTGGAGGAGGAAATACAGCAAGCA AAGGACGCTACATACCTCCTCACTTAAGGAACAGAGAAGCTTCTAAAG gattctatgataAAGATGGTTCAGGGTGGAGTTGTAGAGATAAGGATGCATATAGCAGTTTTGGATCTCGTGATTCAAGAGGAAAATCCAGCTACTTCAGTGATCGCGGAAGCGGATCGAGAGGAAG GTTTGATGATCGTGGACGTAGTGACTATGATGGCATTGGCAGTCGTGGTGACAGGACTAGCTTTGGCAAATTTGAACGCAGCGGACACAGTCGCTGGTGTGACAAATCAGATGAAGATGATTGGTCAAAACCTCTTCCTCCAAGTGAACGCTTGGAACA GGAACTATTTTCTGGAGGAAACACTGGGATTAACTTTGAGAAATATGATGACATACCAGTAGAGGCAACTGGCAATAACTGTCCTCCACATATTGAAAGt TTCAGTGATGTTGAAATGGGAGAGATTATTATGGGCAACATTGAGCTTACTCGTTATACTCGTCCTACTCCAGTGCAAAAACATGCAATTCCTATTATCAAAGAAAAAAGAGACCTGATGGCTTGTGCCCAAACAG GGTCTGGAAAAACGGCAGCATTTCTCTTGCCTATCTTGAGTCAGATATATACAGATGGTCCAGGCGAGGCCTTGAAGGCTGTGAAG GAAAATGGAAGATACGGGCGCCGCAAACAGTATCCAATCTCTTTGGTTTTAGCCCCAACAAGAGAACTGGCTGTACAAATCTATGAGGAAGCCAGAAAA TTTTCATACCGATCTAGAGTTCGTCCTTGTGTGGTTTATGGTGGTGCTGATATCGGTCAGCAGATTCGAGACTTAGAACGTGGATGCCACTTGTTAGTGGCCACTCCAGGACGTCTAGTAGATATGATGGAAAGAGGAAAGATTGGATTAGACTTCTGCAA ATATTTAGTACTGGATGAAGCTGACCGGATGCTGGATATGGGATTTGAACCTCAGATACGCCGCATAGTTGAGCAAGATACTATGCCACCCAAGGGTGTTCGCCATACCATGATGTTTAGTGCCACTTTTCCTAAGGAAATACAG ATGCTTGCCCGTGATTTCTTGGAGGAATATATCTTTTTGGCTGTAGGCAGAGTAGGCTCTACCTCTGAGAACATCACACAGAAAGTAGTTTGGGTCGAAGAATCAGACAAACGGTCGTTTCTGCTTGATCTCCTAAATGCGACAG GAAAGGATTCACTGACCTTAGTATTTGTGGAGACCAAAAAAGGTGCAGattctctggaagatttcttataCCACGAAGGATATGCTTGTACCAGTATTCACGGAGACCGATCACAGAGAGATAGAGAGGAAGCCCTTCACCAGTTCCGTTCAGGAAAAAGCCCGATTCTAGTGGCTACAGCT GTGGCAGCAAGAGGACTAGACATTTCAAATGTGAAACATGTTATCAATTTTGATCTGCCAAGTGATATCGAAGAATACGTACATCGCATTGGTCGTACAGGACGTGTAGGAAATCTTG GTCTTGCCACCTCCTTCTTCAATGAAAGAAATATAAACATCACCAAGGATTTGCTGGATCTTCTTGTTGAAGCTAAACAAGAAGTGCCATCTTGGTTAGAAAGTATGGCTTGTGAACACCACTACAAGGGTAGCAGTCGTGGACGTTCTAAGAG tagtAGATTCAGTGGCGGATTTGGTGCCAGAGACTATCGACAAAGTAGTGGTTCCAGCAGTTCTAGCTTTAGTAGTAGCCGTGCAAGCAGCCGCAGTGGTGGAGGTGgtcatggcagcagcagaggattTAGTGGAG GTGGCTATGGAGGCTTCTACAATAGTGATGGATATGGAGGAAATTATAACTCCCAGGGCGTTGACTGGTGGGGCAACTGA